From Daucus carota subsp. sativus chromosome 6, DH1 v3.0, whole genome shotgun sequence, the proteins below share one genomic window:
- the LOC108225279 gene encoding anthocyanidin 3-O-galactosyltransferase F3GT1 has product MATLSPEPHVAVLTFPFASHPALLFGFVKRLAEAAPRVKFTFFCTAEFNRSLFSKTSTTSTSNIVPHDIHDGVAENYVFVGKPMEDINLFLAIAADELRRGVEEVTLNSDRKITCILADAFLWFSCDLAQEIGVPWVPFWTAGACSLSIQIYTDLIRQTLGVEGNEGRMNEKLNFIPGFLGFRIGDLPAGIIFGNLEWPFFVMLYKMGEELVRADALVISSFEELDPDLIKNLKSKFKQVFSICPISLESPPQSSVSDEYGCLPWLEKHHPKSVAYIGFGTRAKLPENEIVALAEALEASATPFLWSMKDDLKKYLPSGFLERTRELGKIVAWAPQVQVLSHPATGVFITHSGWGSVMESIAAGVPLICRPFLGDQSLNTWMIENVYKIGVRIGGGMFTKEGAMDALQQVLLQEKGKMFSKQATAYKELAIEAVGPHGSSTQNFQRLLEMITA; this is encoded by the exons ATGGCCACATTATCTCCGGAGCCTCATGTTGCCGTTCTTACTTTTCCGTTCGCATCGCACCCCGCTCTCCTCTTCGGCTTCGTTAAGAGGCTGGCAGAGGCGGCGCCTCGCGTAAAATTCACTTTTTTCTGCACTGCCGAATTTAACCGCTCTTTATTTTCGAAAACCTCAACTACTTCAACTAGTAACATAGTTCCTCATGACATACACGACGGCGTAGCTGAGAATTATGTGTTTGTGGGGAAACCGATGGAGGATATCAACTTGTTTTTGGCTATTGCAGCTGATGAGTTGCGCCGTGGCGTGGAGGAGGTGACACTGAATTCTGACAGGAAGATAACGTGCATCTTGGCTGATGCATTTTTGTGGTTTTCttgtgatttagcacaagagATTGGTGTGCCGTGGGTGCCGTTTTGGACTGCTGGCGCTTGCTCGCTTAGCATTCAGATTTATACTGATCTTATCCGCCAAACACTTGGAGTTGAAG GCAATGAAGGCCGTATGAATGAGAAGCTCAACTTCATTCCTGGATTTTTGGGCTTCAGAATTGGTGACTTGCCTGCTGGGATTATATTTGGGAACCTAGAGTGGCCTTTCTTCGTAATGCTGTATAAAATGGGAGAAGAATTAGTTCGGGCAGATGCTCTTGTCATAAGCTCCTTTGAGGAGCTAGATCCTGATCTCATCAAAAACCTCAAATCCAAGTTTAAGCAAGTCTTCTCTATATGTCCCATTAGCCTTGAATCTCCCCCACAGTCATCAGTTTCCGATGAATATGGCTGCTTACCATGGCTCGAAAAGCATCATCCCAAGTCTGTAGCATACATTGGTTTCGGTACCAGGGCTAAGCTCCCAGAAAATGAAATAGTCGCATTGGCTGAAGCTCTAGAAGCAAGCGCTACTCCATTTCTTTGGTCTATGAAAGATGATCTCAAGAAATATTTGCCCTCAGGATTTCTGGAGAGGACTCGTGAGCTCGGGAAAATTGTGGCATGGGCACCGCAGGTTCAAGTTTTATCTCATCCTGCTACCGGAGTTTTCATAACTCATAGCGGATGGGGCTCGGTGATGGAGAGTATTGCAGCTGGTGTGCCACTCATCTGCAGACCCTTCTTGGGAGATCAATCACTCAACACATGGATGATTGAAAATGTGTACAAAATTGGGGTGCGGATAGGTGGGGGAATGTTTACGAAAGAAGGAGCTATGGATGCCCTGCAACAAGTTTTGTTGCAGGAGAAAGGAAAAATGTTTAGCAAACAAGCCACAGCTTACAAGGAGCTTGCAATCGAGGCTGTTGGACCTCATGGCAGCTCAACTCAAAATTTTCAACGCCTGCTAGAAATGATCAccgcttag
- the LOC108227383 gene encoding uncharacterized protein LOC108227383 has protein sequence MAESGKSNEVIDPKTDPKHKAKSTDPGWKYGYWPDPQVKGCIECILCGKQVKQGINRLKQHLTGNYADISKCPNATTEIRREMQEALISKKRKQPVILDDYGDEGSDEVQEISGHTTQSTGASAFFPVPSSGTSAKRKRAGTLYEFAKPQAPPPKPTKTIASILRKTPEEVVHDRHRKDLKQTTLDNIRRTPEEKERVHIHIAKFFYACGIPFNAANSRHYEVMIESVGQYGPGLVPPSYHQLRVPLLEKVKKQTDQLRLKHESAWKKYGCTLMSDGWTDRRGRHLINFLANSPDGTFFMGSVDASSESHDHLMLADLLQAKIEEIGKEYVVQIVTDNGANYKKAGQLLTTERFPTMFWTPCAAHCIDLMLEDVGSYKVFDATIKNAKRITTFIYRHGRLHNAMKVKTGGRELVRPGATRFATSFLTLQCLFKFQDALRQLFVSEDWSRSSLAKTEAGKQVYDLIMSTALWNNIANCIRAAQPLLVALRVVDADEQPAMPELVVAMEHAKKTIKDSFENNASLCKFVIDIIEKRWDTQMGVQIHAAGLFLNPGKFFDIQEKDYRNACKLREDFNDVLEKMVPDIETRNLVSNQTDNYEHTRENFARQMAIDQRKTKSPLDWWSAFGGRAPDLAMIAKRIVGLCCSSSGCERNWSTFEFIHTKRRNRLEHKRLNDLVYIQYNEKIAERFQKRRELGDKFDPIALEDFNWSGEWVGNADGDSVHPGEDLLWEHVVIAAGPASAVRNLRNRNRDKGGETNTNTREILSYNRHRNGAGSSRAHTSRTFHLHDSESEEVQDNDILSNENDDEDIDDDYGEIPSATQSRPGNEEQPFLDDFII, from the exons ATGGCTGAATCCGGAAAGAGTAATGAAGTAATTGATCCCAAAACTGATCCTAAACATAAGGCTAAGTCAACTGATCCCGGATGGAAGTATGGATATTGGCCTGATCCACAAGTGAAAGGCTGTATTGAATGTATTCTTTGTGGAAAACAAGTAAAACAGGGGATCAATAGACTCAAGCAACACTTGACTGGTAATTATGCCGATATAAGCAAGTGTCCGAATGCAACAACTGAAATCAGGAGAGAAATGCAAGAAGCATTGATAAGCAAGAAAAGGAAACAACCTGTCATATTAGATGACTATGGTGATGAAGGCAGTGACGAGGTTCAAGAGATATCAGGCCATACTACTCAATCAACCGGCGCCTCTGCATTTTTTCCCGTTCCAAGTTCCGGGACTtctgcaaaaagaaaaagagcagGAACTCTCTATGAGTTTGCAAAACCTCAAGCTCCACCTCCAAAGCCTACAAAAACCATTGCATCTATCTTAAGGAAGACTCCTGAAGAAGTTGTTCATGATAGGCATCGCAAGGATTTAAAACAAACTACTTTGGACAATATTCGGAGGACACCTGAAGAAAAGGAAAGGGTGCATATACACATTGCAAAGTTCTTCTACGCATGTGGAATACCGTTTAATGCTGCAAACTCGAGACATTATGAAGTGATGATTGAGTCAGTGGGCCAATATGGACCTGGTTTAGTTCCTCCATCTTATCACCAACTAAGAGTCCCTTTGCTTGAAAAGGTGAAGAAACAAACTGACCAGCTACGATTGAAACATGAAAGTGCTTGGAAAAAATATGGATGTACCCTCATGTCAGATGGATGGACAGATAGAAGAGGCAGGCACCTGATTAATTTCCTTGCAAATAGCCCAGATGGAACATTTTTTATGGGTTCTGTGGATGCTTCGAGTGAGTCACACGATCATTTGATGTTGGCAGACTTGTTACAAGCCAAAATTGAAGAGATCGGAAAGGAGTATGTGGTTCAAATCGTAACTGATAATGGTGCTAACTACAAGAAGGCAGGTCAATTACTAACAACGGAAAGATTCCCAACAATGTTTTGGACTCCTTGCGCTGCTCACTGCATAGATTTGATGTTGGAGGATGTCGGTAGCTACAAAGTATTTGATGCCACAATCAAGAACGCAAAAAGGATAACAACATTTATTTATAGGCATGGTCGTCTTCATAATGCAATGAAGGTTAAAACAGGAGGCAGAGAACTTGTGAGACCTGGAGCGACTAGATTTGCCACATCTTTTCTCACACTGCAGTGTTTATTCAAATTCCAAGATGCATTGAGGCAGCTCTTTGTAAGTGAGGACTGGAGCAGGTCAAGTTTGGCTAAAACAGAGGCTGGAAAACAGGTTTATGACTTGATTATGTCAACTGCACTATGGAATAATATTGCAAATTGTATCAGGGCTGCACAACCGCTTCTTGTTGCCTTGAGAGTAGTCGATGCTGATGAACAACCAGCAATGCCAGAACTTGTTGTTGCTATGGAACATGCCAAGAAAACTATCAAAGATTCTTTTGAAAACAATGCATCACTTTGCAAATTTGTTATTGACATCATTGAGAAACGCTGGGATACGCAGATGGGGGTTCAAATACATGCTGCTGGTTTGTTTTTAAATCCTGGAAAGTTCTTTGACATACAAGAGAAAGACTATCGTAATGCTTGCAAACTCCGGGAAGATTTCAATGATGTTTTGGAGAAGATGGTGCCTGATATTGAGACTAGGAATTTGGTAAGTAACCAAACTGATAACTACGAGCATACGAGAGAGAACTTTGCAAGACAAATGGCAATTGATCAAAGAAAAACGAAGAGTCCTC TTGACTGGTGGAGTGCTTTTGGGGGTCGCGCACCTGACCTAGCAATGATAGCGAAACGGATTGTTGGCCTTTGCTGCTCTTCATCAGGCTGTGAGCGAAACTGGAGCACCTTTGAGTTT ATTCACACTAAAAGAAGAAATCGCTTGGAACATAAGAGGCTGAATGATCTCGTGTATATCCAGTACAATGAAAAGATTGCAGAGCGATTCCAAAAGCGCCGTGAGCTTGGAGATAAGTTCGATCCAATTGCGCTCGAAGACTTTAACTGGAGTGGTGAATGGGTAGGTAATGCAGATGGTGATTCTGTTCATCCTGGAGAAGATCTGCTATGGGAACATGTTGTTATAGCTGCTGGTCCGGCAAGTGCAGTGCGTAATCTTCGTAATAGAAATCGTGATAAAGGTGGCGAAACTAATACAAACACCAGGGAGATTTTATCATATAATCGACATCGTAATGGTGCAGGTTCTTCTCGTGCGCACACTTCACGTACTTTTCACTTGCACGATTCTGAAAGTGAAGAAGTCCAGGACAATGACATATTGTCAAATGAAAATGATGACGAAGATATTGATGATGATTACGGGGAAATACCGAGTGCAACTCAAAGTCGACCCGGAAATGAAGAACAGCCTTTTCTTGATGATTTTATCATCTAG
- the LOC108225326 gene encoding pathogenesis-related protein PR-1-like, translating into MSPLYTLFLLFLILSATVNAEAKKHRQNRMKVQQFLGPQNAARYALRMSPLKWDPKLARYAQRYANQRRKDCALKHSNGIYGENIFWGSGKGWSPVQAATAWVEERKWYDHNSNSCGLGQECGHYTQVVWRTTRRVGCAKVNCSGGKGVFMTCNYYPPGNYIGERPY; encoded by the coding sequence ATGAGTCCCCTCTACACATTATTCCTCCTCTTTCTGATACTCTCAGCCACTGTCAATGCTGAAGCCAAGAAGCACAGACAAAACCGCATGAAAGTGCAACAATTTCTAGGCCCGCAAAATGCTGCACGATATGCATTGCGAATGAGCCCCTTAAAATGGGATCCGAAACTCGCACGTTACGCGCAACGCTACGCTAACCAGCGTCGCAAGGACTGTGCATTGAAGCATTCGAATGGCATTTATGGCGAGAATATTTTTTGGGGTAGCGGTAAGGGCTGGTCCCCTGTCCAGGCCGCCACCGCATGGGTGGAAGAGCGTAAATGGTACGACCATAATTCAAATTCGTGCGGGCTTGGCCAGGAATGCGGGCATTATACTCAGGTTGTGTGGCGCACAACCAGGAGAGTAGGGTGTGCTAAGGTGAATTGTTCTGGTGGCAAAGGTGTTTTCATGACTTGTAATTATTATCCTCCTGGAAATTACATTGGTGAGAGGCCTTACTGA